A window of Microbispora hainanensis genomic DNA:
GCACGAGCCTGACGGGCCGCCCCAGCAGCGCGGAGACCACATGGACTGTGGTGAGACCCCCGATCGCCAGCAGCGCCAGCGCGGCGACCGCGGCAGGCAGCCCGCGACTGGGCCGGAAGGCCCCGCCGGCTCCCCCGGCCCCGAACCCCCGCATCGGGACGAAGCGCGGCACCTTCTCAGGCGCCTGTCGGCCTTCGGTCATCGCCATCCTCCCGCTCGGCCCTTCACGCGAGCCTGTGTCCCCGCCTCTGCTCGGGCACGAGCTCCACGACCTCGATGTCCACGTTCTCCACGGCGACGCCGGTCAGCTCGCGCAGCCGCCGCCGTACGTGCTCGCGGATCTTCGCGGCCAGCCGCGGCACCGGCGCCGGATATCGCAGGGCCAGGTCGCAGTGCACCGCCGCGACCGCCCCGCACACCGACGCCGTCACGTGGGGCGGGCCGGCGACGTGCTCGTCCTCGCTCGCCAGTTTCTCGGCGATCCGCGTGAAGGCACGGTCGGAGATCGTCGTCGTCCCGTGCTCCGTGGGCACGCTCATTGCCGTCTCGGGTGCATCTGCGGCAGGTGTACGCCGCCTTCGAGCACCAGGCCGACGACGAACCCGACGACGCCGAGGACCAGCACGATGATGAACGCGGCGAGGCCGCCGAAGGCCCCGACCACCCCGAGCACCGTGCCGAACAGCAGCCCCACGAGGCCCCAGACCGGATAGCCTTGCATGATCATCCCTTCTTTCCGCCGTCGTCTGTGACCACGTCGGCGATCGTCACGTCCACCCTCCGGCCGCCCGCCAGGTCGCCGATGGCGTCACGCACCAGGTCGGCGACCTCCGGCAGCGGCCTGCCGTACCGGGCGACGATGTCGACCTCGATCGCGTCGTCGCGTACGGCGACGCCCGGGACGAGACCTCCCGGCAGGTACGTCGCGACCACGCCGAACGGCCCCCGGGACAGGCCGGCCACGTCGGGACACGACAGCACGCGGTCCGCGATCCGGCGCGCTGAGACCTCTCGTTCCGGGGCCTCTCGTTCCGGGGCCGGGCGTTCCGGCGTTTCCGCTCCTGCGTCCCGCTGCCGGGGCGGGCCCTGCGGAGCGCCGGGCCCGGCCCGCTCGGGCGTCGTGACCCGCCCGGGCTCCGCTCCCGCGTTCTCCGGCACGGCGTTCATTGGACCCGTGGCTCCCCGTCGCCGGGCGTCTGCGGCTCCTGCTGCCGCGGCAGGTGGACGTCGTCGACCGCGATGTTGACCTCGGTGACCTCCAGCCCGCACATGCGTTCCACGGCGCGGATCACGTGGCTCCGCACCGCCTGTGCGAGGTCGGGGATCGCGACGCCGTACTCGACGATGAGGTGGATGTCCACGGCGGCCTGCCGCTCGCCGACCTCCACCGACATTCCTCGGGTGACACCATCCTCGCCGCCGAGCGCGCCCCTGATCGCGCCGAACGCGCGGGCCGTGCCGGTGCCGAAGTCGTGGACGCCGTCGATCTCACGGGCCGCGAGGCCGGCGATCTTGGCGACCACCTCGTCGGAGATCGTGGTGCGGCCCCGCTCCGTCACCAGACTGGAGCCGCCCATGGTCCCGAGGGACCGCCCGGGTGCCGGCTCGACGGTCGCGGTCGACGTTCTGGTCTCGGTCATGTGACTCACCCGCTTCACGCGCGCAGTAGATACCGCTTACCGCCGATACACGCCCGTAATACCCGGTTTGCGCACAGTAATCGTCCGAGGTGGGGCGAGTTTGGGTCACCGGAATCCCTCTAACACACCAAGACCGGCGAATCCGGCGACGACCGTAACGGACAGCACTAAGCCAGAGATCAAGTCCGCCGAAAACTGCCCGGTATGTACCGGATCGAGTTTTTGTGTGCCTGTCTAGGGCATTCATACCGTTCAGTCGGATCGCAGCGCCGTACGGCGTGACGGGCGGACGGCCGGAACGGCGCATCGGGCGGCCAGTAGGAGGCGCGATCATGAAAGACGGACTGAAGGTGGCCCTGGCTGTGATCGCGGGCTACTACCTCGGCCGGCACCACAAGCTGCGCCTGGCGATGGTGCTCGCGCTGGCCATCCTCGCCGCCCGTCTCAAGGGAGAGGGGGCCGCGGGAGCCCTCCTCGAACAGGTCCCCAAGATCCTCGGCGGCGCCGCCCCCGACCTCGGCAAGATCACCGAGCGCGTACGCGGCGACCTGCTGGACATCGGCAAGGCGGCGGCCATGCGCGCCACCAGCCGCCAGATCGACAACCTGAGCGACAGGCTGCACGAACGCGCCGAGGCCCTCCGGCAGCCCAAGGGCCGGGGCCGGGCCGCGGTGCTGGAGGAAGAGGAAGAAGAAGAGGAGAGGGAGCGTCCGGAGGAGGCCCGCCGCCGGGCGCCCCGCCGCCGCCCGCCCCAGCGCAAGCCCGAGCCCGAGCCCGAAGAGGCCTATGAGGAGGAAGAGGAGTACGACGAGGAGCCGTACGAGGAGGAGGCAGCGGAGCCCGAACCCGAGGAGCGGCGCCGGCCCCGGGTCCGTCCCACCCGTCCCGTGGTGCGGAGGAGGTGAGACCGATGGCCGGACAGACCCGAGAACGCAGCCAGACGCAACGATCGCGAGCCCCACATGCGCCGGACACGGGAGCGCTGCCCACGCAACGGCTCGGCGAGGAGTTCCAGAACCTCGCCACCGCAGTGGCCGAGCGCGCGTTGTCGCGGGTCGCCGAGAAGATCGATGGTCTGGCCGGCCGTCTCACCGACTATGTGGAGCACGGCGGCTCCGGGCTGTTCAGCGCGCTCACCGGCAAGGAGAGCGGCGGGCGGCAGGCGCTCGGCGGGCTGCTCGGCGGCCTCACCCACGGACAAGGCGCCCGGGGCCTGCTCAAAACGGCGGCCGACCGGCTCGGCGCGACGGGCGGAGGCGGCCTGCTCGGCACCGTCGCCAGCGCTCTCACCGAAGACGGCGGAGGCGGCCACCCCGTGCGCGCGGCCCTCATGGCGTACGGCAAGGAGAAGATCAAGGGGCTGTTCGGCGGGGGCGGCGGAGGCAAGGGCCGCAAGGGCAAGAAGCTCAAGGTCACCAACATCGTCGAGGCGCTCGACATCGGCGCGCCGCTCCGCCTGGTCTACAACCAGTGGACGCAGTTCGAGGAGTTCCCGAGCTTCATGAAGAAGGTCGAGACCGTCGAGCAGAAGTCCGAGGAGAAGCTCGGGTGGAAGGCGCAGGTCTTCTGGTCCCACCGCACGTGGGAGTCGACCATCGTCGAGCAGGTCCCCGACAGCAGGATCATCTGGCGGTCGCAGGGCCCGAAGGGCTTCCCGGACGGCTCGGTGACCTTCCACGAGATCGCTCCCGAGCTGACCCGGGTGCTGCTCGTCATCGAATATCACCCGCAGGGTTTCTTCGAGCACGTGGGCAACCTGTGGCGGGCCCAGGGCCGCCGCGTCCGGCTCGAGTTCAAGCACTTCAGACGGCACGTCATGACCAACGCCCTGCTGCGTCCCGACGAGATCGAGGGCTGGCGGGGCGAGATCCGCGACAGTCAGGTCGTCAAGGACCACGAGACGGCGCTGCGCGAGGAGCGCGAACGCGAGGAAGGCAGGGAAGGCGAGGAGCCCGAGGCCGAGCAGCCCGAGGAAGCCGGTGAAGGCGAGGAGGCCGAGGAGTCCGAAGAGTTCGAAGAGGAGCCGTACGAGGAGGAGGAAGAGGAGGAGCCGGAGCGGGCGCGCAGGCCGGCGTACGCGGGCGCCCGGGCGGGCGGACGCGAAGGACCCACCCGTGGGCCCGCGGACGGGCCCGAGGAGCCCGGCGCGAGGCCATCGGCCAGGCGGCGCGGGCCGGAGGCCGAGCGAGGTGCCGCCGAACGGCCCCCGAGGCGCGAGCAGGCCCGCGGGGGCGAGCAGGCCCGCGCGGACGAGACCGAAGAGACGGGCGAGGCCGAGGAGCAGCCGGCGCGCCGCCGTCCCCTGATCCGGCGCCGCCGTTCCCCGGAATAGGAGGCGACCACGCCTGACGGCCGCTCGTACGCCGGGCGGAGCGAGTGATCGGAAACACGACAGAGAACCGAGGAGGGGAAGCGCATGACGGTAGCCGTTCCACCGGCTGGTGGCGGCGGATTGCCGGGCCGATCATCGGGATCGGGCCTGGCGGACGTCATCGACACGATCCTGGACAAGGGCCTCGTGATCGACGCCTACGTGCGGGTCTCACTGGTCGGCATCGAGATCCTGACCATCGACGTACGCGTCGTCGTCGCGAGCGTCGACACCTATCTCCGCTTCGCCGAGGCGGTGAACCGCCTCGACCTGGCGTCCCAGAAGCAAGGGCTGCCCGACCTCCTGTCGAGCGCGCCGCAGAGCGTCGCCCGCGGCAAGACCAAGGGCATGGTCCAGGGCGTGCTGGAGGCGGCCGGAGAGAAGCTGCAGGACATGAGGGAGAGCTACGTGGACGAACCCGCGCCGCGTGCCCGCCGGCGCCGACGGGAGGAGGACTGAGATGACGGGCTCCACCAGGCAGTCCGGGGCGGGCGACCAGGCCGAGGCTCCCCCGCGCAACACCGCGTGCTACGTCTACGGCATCCTCCCCGAGGACGTCGAGATCAGCGAGGACGCCGTCGGGGTGGGTGATCCTCCCCGCCCGGTCACGATCGTCAGGCATGGTGAGATCGCCGCTCTGGTCAGCGACGTCGATGTAGACCGTCCCCTCGGCCGCGCCCAGGACCTGGTGGCCCACGAGCAGCTGCTCGACGAGGCCGCGGCGGAGGTCCCCGTGCTCCCCCTGCGGTTCGGCGCCGTGATGACCACGCCGGAAGCGGTCGTGGAGGAGCTGCTGGCCCCACATCACGACTCGTTCGCGGCCGCCCTGAAGCAGATCGAGGGCCGGGCCCAGTTCGTCCTCAAGGCGAGGTACGCCGAGCAGCCGGTGCTGGTCGAGGTGCTGACGGAGAACGCCGAGGCCAGGCAGCTACGCGAACGGATCAGGCAGTTGCCCGAAGAGGTGACGCGCAACGAACGGATCCGGCTCGGCGAGCTGATCACCCAGCTCATCGCCGCGAAGCGCGAGGCCGACACCCAGGCGGTCGTCGACCGCTTCGAGCCCTTCACCGCAGGCGCGGTGGTCCGCGACCCCAGCCACGAACGGGACGCCGCGCACGTCGCGTTCCTCGTGGAGAACGACCGCCAGGCCGACTTCGAACGCGTCGTCGGAGAGCTGCGCTCCGAGTGGGGCGACCGGGTCGAGGTCCGGGTGCTCGGGCCGATGGCGCCGTACGACTTCGTCACCACCTGACTCACGAGAGGAGGCCGCCGTGGGACTGATCGGTTTGCTGTTCACCTGGCCGCTCGCCCCGGTCCACGGCGTCATCAAGCTGGGCGAGCTGATCCAGCAGCAGGTCGAGCACGAGCTGCGGGATCCGGCCGCGGTCCGGCGGCGGCTGGAGGCCATCGAGGAGGCCAGACGCTCGGGTCAGATCTCCGAAGAGGAGGAGGCCCAGGCCGTGGAGGAGATCCTCAAGCTCATGAGCGGCCCGCCAAGGAGGTGACCGCCTGATGCCTCCCCGGCGAAGAGCCCGTTATGACGAGGATCCCGCCTCCTTTCGGCGGCGGGCCTCGTCCGGCGTGCCCGTCGAGGAGGACGGGCCGTACGACGAGGTCGAGGACGACAACGAGGACGAGTTCGATGACAGGGACGATGACAGGGACGAGCCGCGCCGGCGCCGGGCCACGCTGAACGCGGTGTCCGCCGGACGGCTCGGCCAGCGCTACATCGCGGATCTGACGTCCAAGGAGACCGAGGGGGTCACGTCGGTCGAACCCGTCGAGGACGGCTGGCTGGTGGACGTCGAGGTCGTCGAAGACCGCAGGATCCCGTCGACCGGCGACATGCTGTCGCTCTACGAGTGCCGGCTGGACGACGAGGGCGACCTGATGTCCTACCGGCGCACCCGGACCTATCGGCGCGGCACGGGCGCCTATGGGGGTGGGCCATGACCGATCCCCGCTCGCGTCCCGTCCTGCGCGAGTCGTCGTACGGGCCGCCGCCCGTCATGGGGCGGGAGTCGACCAACCTCGGCGACATCCTGGAACGCGTGCTCGACCGCGGCATCGTGATCGCCGGCGACATCAAGGTGAACCTGCTGGAGATCGAGCTGCTGACCATCAAGCTGCGGCTCGTCATCGCCTCGGTCGACACCGCGCGGGAGATCGGCATCGACTGGTGGGAGCGCGACCCGTGGCTCAGCGGCAGGGACCAGGAGCTGGTCGATGAGAACCGCCGGCTGCGCGAGCGCCTGAGCGCGGTCGAGGAGCGCCTGCTCGCCTGGGAGGAGCGTACGGAACTCGAACCGGGCGAGCCCGCGCAGGAGCGAACGGGAGATCGCACTGCTGAGCGGCGGGGCGACCGCCGGCCCGAAGCGCGCGAGCGCCAGGCCGAGGCCCGCGACCGGCGGTTCGGCCGCCCCCGCGGAACGGAGCCCGGCGATGCGTGACGGCCACCCCGCCACGAGCGAGCACGCCCCTCCCGGCGGGCCCGGGCAGGGGGTCTACCTGTACGCGGTGACGCTCGCCGGGAAGCCCGGGGAGATCGGGACGCCCGGGGACAGCGGGATGCCCTGGCACAGCGCGGAGAACGGCGGGCGCGCGGAAAACGGGATGCACACCGAAAGCGCGGAGCGCGCAGAGGGCGTGGACAGGGCGGGCGGCGCGGCGCACGCGGGCAGCGCGGGCGGTGGGGAGAGCGCAGAGCGCGCGGACAGCGCGGCGCACACGGGCGGCGCGGGCGGTGAGGCGCACGCGGAAAGCCGCGAGCGCCCGGCCGGCCTGCGCGGGGTCATGGGGGGCGTGGTGCGGCCCGTGCCTCGCGGCGGGCTCGTGGCCCACGTCAGCGATGTGCCTCTCGACCGGTTCGGCGAGGAACCGCTGCGCCGCTCGCTGGAGGACCTCGACTGGGTGGAGGGAGTCGCCCGGGCCCACCACCGGGTCGTCGAGGCCCTGGCTGCGGCCGGGCCGACCGCCCCGGTGCGCCTCGTGACCGTCTACACCGGCGAAGATCAGGTCCGCGACCTTCTCGACCTGCGGCACGACGACTTCATGGAGATCCTGTCGCATGTCGCGGGACGGCGGGAGTGGGGCGTCAAGGCCTACCTGCGCCGGGACGCGCCGCCCCCTTCCCCGGTGCCCCGTTCCCCGGCGCCCGCGACCGCCGCCGCGCCCGGTGGCGACAGCCCCGGCATGGCCTATCTGCGCCGGAAGAAGGAGAGCCTGCGCGGCAGGGAG
This region includes:
- the gvpJ gene encoding gas vesicle protein GvpJ, with product MTVAVPPAGGGGLPGRSSGSGLADVIDTILDKGLVIDAYVRVSLVGIEILTIDVRVVVASVDTYLRFAEAVNRLDLASQKQGLPDLLSSAPQSVARGKTKGMVQGVLEAAGEKLQDMRESYVDEPAPRARRRRREED
- the gvpO gene encoding gas vesicle protein GvpO yields the protein MPPRRRARYDEDPASFRRRASSGVPVEEDGPYDEVEDDNEDEFDDRDDDRDEPRRRRATLNAVSAGRLGQRYIADLTSKETEGVTSVEPVEDGWLVDVEVVEDRRIPSTGDMLSLYECRLDDEGDLMSYRRTRTYRRGTGAYGGGP
- a CDS encoding gas vesicle protein — its product is MTDPRSRPVLRESSYGPPPVMGRESTNLGDILERVLDRGIVIAGDIKVNLLEIELLTIKLRLVIASVDTAREIGIDWWERDPWLSGRDQELVDENRRLRERLSAVEERLLAWEERTELEPGEPAQERTGDRTAERRGDRRPEARERQAEARDRRFGRPRGTEPGDA
- a CDS encoding GvpL/GvpF family gas vesicle protein — protein: MTGSTRQSGAGDQAEAPPRNTACYVYGILPEDVEISEDAVGVGDPPRPVTIVRHGEIAALVSDVDVDRPLGRAQDLVAHEQLLDEAAAEVPVLPLRFGAVMTTPEAVVEELLAPHHDSFAAALKQIEGRAQFVLKARYAEQPVLVEVLTENAEARQLRERIRQLPEEVTRNERIRLGELITQLIAAKREADTQAVVDRFEPFTAGAVVRDPSHERDAAHVAFLVENDRQADFERVVGELRSEWGDRVEVRVLGPMAPYDFVTT
- a CDS encoding Asp23/Gls24 family envelope stress response protein; its protein translation is MTETRTSTATVEPAPGRSLGTMGGSSLVTERGRTTISDEVVAKIAGLAAREIDGVHDFGTGTARAFGAIRGALGGEDGVTRGMSVEVGERQAAVDIHLIVEYGVAIPDLAQAVRSHVIRAVERMCGLEVTEVNIAVDDVHLPRQQEPQTPGDGEPRVQ
- a CDS encoding SRPBCC family protein, whose amino-acid sequence is MAGQTRERSQTQRSRAPHAPDTGALPTQRLGEEFQNLATAVAERALSRVAEKIDGLAGRLTDYVEHGGSGLFSALTGKESGGRQALGGLLGGLTHGQGARGLLKTAADRLGATGGGGLLGTVASALTEDGGGGHPVRAALMAYGKEKIKGLFGGGGGGKGRKGKKLKVTNIVEALDIGAPLRLVYNQWTQFEEFPSFMKKVETVEQKSEEKLGWKAQVFWSHRTWESTIVEQVPDSRIIWRSQGPKGFPDGSVTFHEIAPELTRVLLVIEYHPQGFFEHVGNLWRAQGRRVRLEFKHFRRHVMTNALLRPDEIEGWRGEIRDSQVVKDHETALREEREREEGREGEEPEAEQPEEAGEGEEAEESEEFEEEPYEEEEEEEPERARRPAYAGARAGGREGPTRGPADGPEEPGARPSARRRGPEAERGAAERPPRREQARGGEQARADETEETGEAEEQPARRRPLIRRRRSPE
- a CDS encoding gas vesicle protein GvpG, which gives rise to MGLIGLLFTWPLAPVHGVIKLGELIQQQVEHELRDPAAVRRRLEAIEEARRSGQISEEEEAQAVEEILKLMSGPPRR
- a CDS encoding Asp23/Gls24 family envelope stress response protein, with the protein product MSVPTEHGTTTISDRAFTRIAEKLASEDEHVAGPPHVTASVCGAVAAVHCDLALRYPAPVPRLAAKIREHVRRRLRELTGVAVENVDIEVVELVPEQRRGHRLA
- a CDS encoding GvpL/GvpF family gas vesicle protein, which produces MRDGHPATSEHAPPGGPGQGVYLYAVTLAGKPGEIGTPGDSGMPWHSAENGGRAENGMHTESAERAEGVDRAGGAAHAGSAGGGESAERADSAAHTGGAGGEAHAESRERPAGLRGVMGGVVRPVPRGGLVAHVSDVPLDRFGEEPLRRSLEDLDWVEGVARAHHRVVEALAAAGPTAPVRLVTVYTGEDQVRDLLDLRHDDFMEILSHVAGRREWGVKAYLRRDAPPPSPVPRSPAPATAAAPGGDSPGMAYLRRKKESLRGREDLWRAAAERAELLHAELGRIAVASRRHRPQDPQLSGRSESMVLNGAYLVDPAREEEFAAVLDSYRDRVLDIELTGPWAPYSFTSIDLGAGRAGGVR